One genomic segment of Arachis duranensis cultivar V14167 chromosome 4, aradu.V14167.gnm2.J7QH, whole genome shotgun sequence includes these proteins:
- the LOC127746669 gene encoding probable WRKY transcription factor 4, protein MAQCGLFCRSYYRCTTIGCNAKKKVERCLNDPTHALTTYEGFHTHDLPPILPPPSRSFGLYNNSTLSSILGRGRGIQKGVASDAGAGARARYHANNTITSVNGRIDSGSSVNDIGSLENIGCYSRHHSSRCHHATSQSRSRAASEREGDAEREGSGSRTAAPSSPFCHGLHRYLWGSACRRHPWRTAAATIELLQPAADRGVRR, encoded by the exons ATGGCGCAA TGTGGCCTCTTTTGCAGGAGCTACTATCGTTGCACTACAATTGGTTGCAACGCGAAAAAGAAAGTGGAGAGGTGCCTAAATGACCCCACCCATGCACTAACTACCTATGAAGGTTTTCACACTCATGATTTGCCACCAATCCTCCCTCCTCCGTCAAGATCTTTCGGTCTCTACAACAACTCCACCCTTAGTTCCATACTTGGTAGAGGCAGAGGTATACAAAAAGGTGTAGCTTCAGATGCAGGTGCAGGTGCAAGGGCAAGATATCATGCTAATAACACTATTACTAGTGTTAATGGTAGAATTGACAGTGGTAGTAGTGTTAATGACATTGGCTCGCTTGAGAATATTG ggtgttatagTCGCCACCATTCGTCGCGCTGCCACCATGCCACGTCGCAGTCGAGGAGTAGAGCCGCGAGTGAGAGAGAAGGCGATGCAGAGAGAGAGGGTAGCGGGTCTCGAACTGCCGCACCTTCGTCACCGTTCTGCCATGGACTCCATCGATACCTCTGGGGTAGTGCTTGTCGCCGCCATCCATGGAGAACTGCTGCTGCTACCATCGAACTGCTGCAACCCGCCGCTGATAGGGGAGTCCGCCGCTGA